The sequence CCGGCGCCGCTGTACATGTATTGGACTGGAAGCCCTGTTTTTTGCGCAGACTGGAAGGCCAGTGCTGTAAGGTCTGCGTCCATCGCTACTGGAGCGACGTCTGCCCACTGGTCCACAGAGATGCCTAACTGGCTCGTTTGCTCTTGTTCATGGAAGAACGTCTCCATTTCCTCACAGTAGCGATCGAGCATGTTCGTGGAATGGTGGCGGATATCAAGAGAAAAGCTCACTTTGCCAGGGATGACATTGGCTGTATTTGGGAAGGCTTCAATTTGCCCAACGGTGGCGACAAACGCCTCGTCGATTTTCCTTGCTTTGTTTACTAAGCGGGTAATTAAGCGCGAAGCTAGTTCCATCGCATCTTTGCGCATGTGCATCGGCGTTGTGCCAGCATGGTTGGCAGCTCCTTCCACCGTTACCGTGAAACGCCTTTGACCGACAATAGCCTTGGCAATGCCAATTTTGTTGCCGCTATGTTCCAACACTTGCCCTTGTTCAATATGCAATTCAATGAAACAGTCTATGTCTGTGCGGCGGGGCGCTTGATAATGGCCCTGGCCAAATCCGTTTGCGCGCATTGCCTCGCCTAAACTAATGCCTGATGCGTCAAGGAGTGCATCTATGTCCGCTTGCTCATAGCGTCCTGTAATACTGCCGGACCCCCAAAAGGCAAGGGGGAAGCGGCTGCCTTCTTCCTCGCAAAGAGAGACGACATCAATCGTTTTTTTAGGGCGGCCATAGCGGGACACAAGGCGTGAGACAGCAAGCAAGCTGCCGATAATGCCATAAGCTCCATCAAATTTGCCGCCGCTGGAAACCGTGTCAATATGGGAGCCAGTGACGATTGAGGCTTGCGAAGCAAGCGTTCCTTCGATCCGCCCATAAGCATTGCCGACATCGTCAAAGAAAGCATTGAGCCCCTTTGCTTGAAATAAAGAGAAAACGGCCTGTTGGGCTTCCAGCCAGGTTGGTGTATAAAGAAGGCGTGTATTTCCGCCGTCGCTCGTTTTGCCAAAGCGAGCAAGATAGTGAATATAGGCACTAGCTTGCTCTGTTTCCAAGCTGTTGATCATCGCAAATCGTACCCCTCGCTTTATTTTTTATGTCAGAAATGTTCCGAATACTTCTGTGTGTGACTGATTTTACTGGTA is a genomic window of Shouchella clausii containing:
- a CDS encoding Zn-dependent hydrolase yields the protein MINSLETEQASAYIHYLARFGKTSDGGNTRLLYTPTWLEAQQAVFSLFQAKGLNAFFDDVGNAYGRIEGTLASQASIVTGSHIDTVSSGGKFDGAYGIIGSLLAVSRLVSRYGRPKKTIDVVSLCEEEGSRFPLAFWGSGSITGRYEQADIDALLDASGISLGEAMRANGFGQGHYQAPRRTDIDCFIELHIEQGQVLEHSGNKIGIAKAIVGQRRFTVTVEGAANHAGTTPMHMRKDAMELASRLITRLVNKARKIDEAFVATVGQIEAFPNTANVIPGKVSFSLDIRHHSTNMLDRYCEEMETFFHEQEQTSQLGISVDQWADVAPVAMDADLTALAFQSAQKTGLPVQYMYSGAGHDTQIFGSCCPTALLFVPSKGGISHSPLEFTADEDLEAGVSALAALLYKLAY